The Lactuca sativa cultivar Salinas chromosome 2, Lsat_Salinas_v11, whole genome shotgun sequence genome includes a window with the following:
- the LOC111902598 gene encoding GDSL esterase/lipase At5g37690 — MATSLTIQKLMLLLKICLVLFSVTTIATKDASSETVGPIFILGDSIVDVGTNNYLKNCKAQVNRPYYGVDYPGSIATGRFSNGFNPADTIVQLLGGYEESPPPFLALLAHSSNLTGDLLQGVNFASGGAAIITGIGTDLVGNVIFMDEQIQQFATVQGNITTLLGASKGQLLIQNSMYIICVGSNDIMNYVLYHPTTPEVFIANITATFAIQLENLYKLGARKFGIMGVPPVGCCPVSRAYTGSGDCGPISNGLSATFYTALKSLLKNLSSTLEGFKYSLANSYNMTMSVIENPPPGKSKPLIFFFFTCIFLTLKWHVFTEFKDVKTACCGNHSIDGIKDCKEGGYLCQNRDNHLFWDAFHPSQAASKLSAKEMVFGEDPNFVTPINFSTLRKA; from the exons ATGGCCACATCATTAACAATTCAAAAACTCATGCTGTTGCTCAAAATATGCCTAGTCCTTTTCAGTGTGACAACAATAGCCACAAAGGATGCATCGAGTGAAACCGTGGGACCCATATTCATATTGGGGGATTCAATAGTAGATGTTGGCACAAACAACTACCTCAAAAACTGCAAAGCACAAGTCAATCGCCCATATTACGGGGTCGATTATCCAGGGTCAAtagcaactggaaggttcagcAATGGCTTCAACCCTGCCGATACTATCG TGCAACTTTTGGGTGGCTACGAAGAAAGTCCGCCGCCATTTCTTGCACTCCTTGCACATAGTTCCAACCTTACGGGAGACTTACTTCAGGGAGTGAACTTTGCTTCCGGAGGTGCGGCTATTATTACAGGAATTGGGACCGATCTTGTG GGGAATGTGATATTTATGGATGAACAAATTCAACAATTTGCAACGGTTCAAGGAAACATAACCACATTACTAGGCGCGTCAAAAGGTCAACTTCTGATTCAAAATTCAATGTACATCATTTGTGTTGGAAGCAACGACATCATGAACTACGTATTATATCATCCTACAACCCCCGAGGTTTTCATCGCCAACATTACAGCCACCTTCGCCATTCAACTAGAG AACTTATATAAGCTAGGAGCAAGAAAGTTTGGAATAATGGGTGTTCCACCAGTTGGATGTTGTCCAGTTTCCCGTGCATATACCGGTAGTGGTGATTGTGGACCGATATCTAACGGTTTGTCTGCAACGTTCTACACAGCATTAAAATCccttttgaaaaatttgagctCTACACTCGAAGGATTCAAGTACTCACTTGCGAACTCATACAATATGACTATGAGTGTCATTGAAAACCCCCCACCTGGTAAATCCAaaccattaatttttttttttttcacatgcaTATTTCTGACTCTAAAGTGGCATGTTTTCACAGAGTTTAAAGACGTTAAAACAGCATGTTGTGGGAATCACTCAATAGACGGAATAAAGGACTGCAAGGAAGGAGGGTATCTTTGCCAAAATAGGGATAATCACTTGTTTTGGGATGCATTTCATCCTTCTCAGGCAGCCTCCAAACTGTCAGCTAAAGAGATGGTTTTTGGTGAAGATCCGAATTTTGTGACTCCAATCAATTTTAGCACTTTGAGAAAAGCTTGA
- the LOC111902562 gene encoding UPF0548 protein At2g17695 — translation MVFLSWTRPSPKEQKDCISKSGTFNYDSKYRGATVKPLSVLKEDKELSKDGFLINHSKTLVGSGSEAYEKGKTALQTWRHFGLSWAFVDPKTPIENGVKFCACVKEFFPWLRMPLQVVYVNETRNPKMAVSSFGFSGGTLRGHLLSGEERFSVEMDEEKQVWYEILSFSKPAHPLSVIGYPYVFLRQKYFAHQSSDAVRKFVSSK, via the exons ATGGTGTTCTTGTCTTGGACTCGCCCTTCTCCCAAAGAGCAGAAGGATTGCATTAGCAA GTCAGGTACCTTCAACTATGACAGTAAATACAGAGGAGCTACTGTAAAACCATTGTCTGTTCTTAAAGAAGATAAAGAGCTTTCAAAAGATGGATTTTTAATCAATCATTcaaaaactttagtgggatcaggCTCTGAAGCATACGAAAAAGGCAAGACTGCTCTGCAAACTTGGAG GCATTTCGGATTGAGTTGGGCATTTGTTGATCCAAAGACACCAATTGAAAATGGGGTGAAGTTTTGTGCTTGTGTGAAGGAGTTCTTTCCATGGCTCAGGATGCCATTGCAGGTTGTTTATGTTAATGAAACTAGAAACCCTAAAATGGCTGTTTCTTCTTTTGGTTTTAGTGGAGGCACTCTCAGAGGACacttactg TCTGGTGAAGAGCGGTTTTCAGTTGAGATGGATGAAGAGAAACAAGTTTGGTATGAAATACTTTCCTTCTCAAAACCAGCTCACCCTCTCTCTGTTATTGGGTACCCGTATGTATTTCTTAGACAAAAGTATTTTGCTCACCAATCTAGTGATGCTGTCAGAAAATTTGTATCCTCAAAGTAA
- the LOC111902599 gene encoding GDSL esterase/lipase At5g33370-like: MATPLTIQKPMLFKICLLLFSVTTIATKDAASATVGPIFIFGDSIVDVGTNNYLKNCTAQVNHPYYGVDYPHSIATGRFSNGLNPADCVVALLGGYKESPPPFLALLAHSSNLTGDLLHGVNFASGGAALVKGVRKQVVGNVVSYEEQIQQFATVNGNITALLGKSKGQLLIQGSMYIICVGSNDIVNYVFSHPTTPEVFIANITAIYAIHLKNLYNLGARKFGIMGVPPLGCCPISRAISGGACTKEINDVASAFYTSLKSLLKNLSSTLEGFKYSLANSYNMTMSVIENPPTGFKDVKTPCCGNHPLAGINDCMEGGYLCPKRDNHLFWDAFHPSEAASKLAARVLVFGEDPNFVTPINFSTLRKA, from the exons ATGGCCACGCCATTAACAATTCAAAAACCCATGCTGTTCAAAATATGCCTACTCCTTTTCAGTGTGACAACAATAGCCACAAAGGATGCAGCTAGTGCAACCGTGGGACCCATATTCATATTCGGGGATTCAATAGTAGATGTTGGCACAAACAACTATCTCAAAAACTGCACCGCACAAGTCAATCACCCATATTACGGGGTCGATTATCCACATTCAATAGCAACCGGAAGGTTCAGCAATGGCTTAAACCCTGCCGATTGTGTCG TCGCACTTTTGGGTGGCTACAAAGAAAGTCCGCCGCCATTTCTTGCACTCCTTGCACATAGTTCCAACCTAACGGGAGACTTACTTCACGGGGTGAACTTTGCTTCCGGAGGTGCTGCCCTTGTTAAAGGAGTTAGGAAACAAGTTGTG GGGAATGTGGTATCGTACGAAGAACAAATTCAGCAATTTGCAACCGTTAATGGAAACATAACCGCATTACTAGGCAAGTCAAAAGGTCAACTTCTAATTCAAGGTTCAATGTACATCATTTGTGTTGGAAGCAACGACATCGTGAACTATGTATTCTCCCATCCTACAACTCCTGAAGTCTTCATTGCTAATATTACAGCCATCTACGCTATTCATCTAAAG AACTTATATAACCTAGGAGCAAGAAAGTTTGGAATAATGGGTGTTCCACCACTTGGATGTTGTCCAATTTCTCGTGCAATTTCTGGTGGTGCTTGTACAAAGGAAATTAACGATGTGGCTAGTGCGTTCTACACATCATTAAAATCCCTTTTGAAAAACTTGAGCTCTACACTTGAAGGATTCAAGTACTCACTTGCGAACTCATACAATATGACTATGAGTGTCATTGAAAACCCTCCAACTG GGTTTAAAGATGTTAAAACACCATGTTGTGGGAATCACCCATTAGCAGGAATAAATGACTGCATGGAAGGAGGGTATCTTTGCCCAAAAAGGGATAATCACTTGTTTTGGGATGCGTTTCATCCATCTGAGGCAGCCTCCAAACTGGCGGCTCGAGTGTTGGTTTTTGGTGAAGATCCGAATTTTGTGACTCCAATCAATTTTAGCACTTTGAGAAAAGCTTGA